In Maledivibacter sp., a single window of DNA contains:
- a CDS encoding L-serine ammonia-lyase, iron-sulfur-dependent, subunit alpha → MSIDKDKCKAYIDILKEELLPATGCTEPIAIAYAAAKAHEVLGYFPQKLIVRCSGNIIKNAKSVTVPNTGNLKGIKAAALAGAVGGDASREMQVLEAIKPLDIEKVKELMGTDLCDVEIIENDANLHIIVKAIYEEHEAVVEIIHTHTNISKIEKNGQVIFEKDCERDNFNAPLSDRSILNVKDIYEFANTVDIEDLQGLLDRQIEYNFNIAMEGLNSDYGAKVGKILLKFYGDDVFTKIRAYTSAGSDARMSGCSMPVVTNSGSGNQGMTTSLPIIIYAQEKGFKKEKMYRALILANLISIHQKTGIGRLSAYCGAVSAACGSGTGITYLEDGSLDQIEKTITNTLANVSGIVCDGAKASCAAKIASSLDAAIMAHFLAMSDIAFDVDSGIVKETVEDTISAVGRLGRDGMRETDIEVLKIMLNQ, encoded by the coding sequence GTGAGTATAGATAAAGATAAATGCAAAGCGTATATTGATATCCTTAAAGAAGAACTTTTACCCGCGACTGGATGTACTGAACCCATCGCAATTGCATATGCTGCCGCGAAGGCCCATGAGGTGCTTGGATATTTTCCACAGAAGTTAATAGTTAGGTGTAGTGGAAACATAATAAAGAATGCAAAGTCTGTAACAGTGCCTAACACCGGAAATCTGAAGGGGATTAAGGCTGCGGCCTTAGCAGGGGCAGTAGGTGGTGATGCATCAAGAGAGATGCAGGTACTTGAAGCTATTAAACCATTAGATATTGAAAAAGTTAAGGAGTTAATGGGCACAGATTTATGTGATGTTGAAATAATTGAAAATGATGCCAACCTCCATATTATAGTAAAGGCTATTTACGAAGAGCATGAGGCTGTGGTTGAAATCATTCATACCCACACAAATATTTCAAAAATCGAGAAGAATGGTCAAGTAATATTTGAAAAAGATTGTGAACGAGATAATTTCAATGCACCACTATCCGATAGGAGCATTTTGAATGTAAAGGATATATATGAATTTGCAAACACCGTAGATATTGAAGACCTACAAGGGCTTTTAGATAGGCAGATTGAGTATAACTTCAATATAGCAATGGAAGGACTAAACAGTGATTACGGTGCCAAGGTTGGAAAGATACTTTTGAAGTTCTATGGGGATGATGTATTTACTAAAATAAGAGCTTACACATCAGCAGGGTCAGATGCAAGAATGAGTGGCTGTAGTATGCCAGTAGTTACTAACTCGGGAAGTGGTAACCAAGGTATGACAACCTCCCTTCCCATTATAATTTATGCACAGGAAAAAGGGTTTAAAAAAGAAAAGATGTATCGTGCATTAATTTTAGCCAATTTGATATCAATTCATCAAAAAACTGGTATTGGTAGATTATCAGCATACTGTGGGGCTGTAAGTGCAGCCTGTGGTAGTGGTACAGGAATTACTTATCTTGAAGATGGGAGCCTAGACCAGATAGAGAAAACCATAACTAATACTTTGGCGAATGTTTCAGGAATTGTATGTGATGGAGCAAAGGCCTCATGTGCTGCCAAAATAGCATCTAGTCTCGATGCTGCCATCATGGCACATTTCTTAGCAATGAGTGATATTGCCTTTGATGTAGACTCTGGAATAGTAAAGGAAACAGTAGAAGATACCATTTCCGCTGTAGGAAGACTCGGCCGTGATGGAATGAGGGAAACCGATATTGAAGTATTAAAAATTATGTTGAACCAGTGA
- a CDS encoding ABC transporter ATP-binding protein, which yields MALLEVKNVSKHFGGLVAVDKVSFEVNQGEIISIIGPNGAGKTTLFNMLTGVYTVTEGEIIFDGKPIQNHTPQEIVKAGIARTFQNIRLFSDMRVIENVLVGMHINTNYNFLDILFRSKKFRNSEIEKHEKAIEILDSIGLKEKMHNYAVNLPYGDQRRLEIARAISTDAKIVLLDEPAAGMNERESDDLLNFIKKLRDKGYTIIMIEHDMSVVMNISDRIYVIDYGKKIAEGLPAEIANNKRVIEAYLGRSE from the coding sequence ATGGCACTCCTGGAGGTAAAGAATGTGTCAAAGCACTTCGGAGGACTTGTTGCAGTTGATAAAGTTTCCTTCGAAGTTAATCAAGGTGAAATCATAAGTATCATTGGACCAAATGGGGCCGGAAAAACAACGCTTTTCAATATGTTAACCGGTGTTTATACAGTGACAGAAGGAGAAATCATATTTGATGGAAAACCTATACAAAACCATACTCCTCAGGAAATTGTTAAGGCTGGTATAGCAAGAACCTTTCAGAATATAAGATTATTTAGTGATATGAGAGTTATTGAAAATGTTTTGGTTGGAATGCATATAAATACTAATTACAATTTTTTAGACATACTTTTTAGGAGCAAAAAGTTTCGTAATAGCGAAATTGAAAAGCATGAAAAAGCAATTGAAATACTTGACTCCATAGGTCTTAAGGAAAAAATGCATAATTATGCTGTGAATTTACCCTATGGAGATCAAAGAAGACTAGAAATTGCACGTGCTATTTCCACCGATGCTAAGATAGTTCTTCTAGATGAACCAGCTGCAGGGATGAATGAAAGAGAATCCGATGATTTACTTAATTTCATCAAAAAATTAAGGGATAAGGGCTACACAATTATTATGATAGAACATGATATGAGCGTGGTTATGAATATTTCTGATAGGATATATGTTATAGACTACGGTAAGAAAATTGCTGAAGGATTGCCAGCGGAAATCGCAAATAATAAACGAGTTATTGAGGCATATCTCGGAAGGAGTGAATAG
- a CDS encoding ABC transporter substrate-binding protein: MKKTISILIIVMLVMTAFTGCGQKAASSKESEVVKIAVVGPLTGDFAEYGTGFKNAVLLMAEQWNANGGVLDKKVEVVFFDDKNSGEEAASIAEKIVSDKEIVGVVGHFASGVCMAASPTYQEAGIVEISPSASHPDYTKEGDFIFRNNTVINVESGVAVDLATKTIGKKKVGILSVKTDWGTNTAAITKELVEKAGGTVVDHQEVVDGTIDFSPNVSKLNDAGAEVVIVAAMYNTLAPFASQYKAVNPDIELVGFSNAYSQQLINLAKENAENIHFPTIFFHGSDDEAVGSFVKSYEEKYGSTPSSLTAQAYDSTGILLTAIKNANKVDRAAMMTELYKMTYPGVTGETKFDENGDAIKVFTNVKVENGKFVEVK, from the coding sequence ATGAAAAAAACGATTAGTATTTTGATTATTGTTATGTTGGTGATGACTGCTTTTACGGGTTGTGGACAAAAGGCAGCAAGTAGTAAAGAGTCAGAAGTTGTTAAGATTGCTGTTGTAGGGCCGTTAACCGGTGACTTTGCAGAATACGGTACAGGATTTAAAAATGCTGTTCTACTTATGGCTGAACAGTGGAATGCAAATGGCGGAGTACTTGATAAAAAAGTTGAAGTCGTATTCTTTGATGATAAGAACAGTGGAGAAGAAGCTGCATCAATAGCAGAGAAAATTGTTTCAGATAAAGAAATAGTAGGTGTTGTTGGACACTTTGCTAGCGGTGTCTGTATGGCGGCATCCCCGACTTATCAAGAGGCGGGAATTGTTGAGATATCCCCTTCGGCATCTCACCCAGATTATACTAAAGAAGGAGATTTTATCTTTAGAAACAATACGGTTATAAATGTTGAGTCTGGAGTTGCCGTTGATCTAGCTACAAAAACAATTGGTAAAAAGAAAGTAGGTATTCTTTCAGTTAAAACTGACTGGGGAACTAATACAGCTGCAATTACTAAGGAGCTTGTAGAAAAAGCTGGTGGGACTGTTGTAGATCATCAGGAGGTTGTTGATGGAACAATAGATTTTAGTCCAAATGTTTCTAAGCTTAATGATGCGGGTGCAGAGGTCGTTATTGTTGCCGCTATGTATAATACCCTTGCTCCATTTGCAAGTCAATATAAAGCGGTGAATCCAGATATTGAGCTTGTTGGATTCTCTAATGCATATAGTCAACAACTTATAAATTTAGCAAAGGAAAATGCTGAAAATATCCATTTCCCTACTATATTCTTCCATGGTAGTGACGATGAGGCAGTTGGTTCCTTTGTAAAGTCTTATGAAGAAAAATATGGTTCAACACCAAGTAGTTTAACTGCCCAAGCCTATGACAGTACGGGTATTTTACTAACAGCTATCAAAAATGCCAACAAAGTAGATAGGGCAGCTATGATGACAGAATTATATAAAATGACGTATCCAGGTGTTACTGGAGAAACTAAGTTTGATGAGAATGGCGATGCTATAAAAGTATTTACTAATGTTAAAGTAGAGAATGGAAAATTTGTAGAGGTAAAATAA
- a CDS encoding branched-chain amino acid ABC transporter permease encodes MKKISFKDNGLSQMIKLIRNYATKNKKIVYPLIALIVLGMPYIVPSQYILRIIIMIGVYTILSLSLGLVTGYTGQVSLGHAAFYAIGAYVSALLSVNYGLSFFITAPVAAIVTALCGLLLGLPILRLSGTYLAITTLGFCEVVRMVLLNWENVTNGPLGISRIPKPSLFGMDLTLYNNGLYYLMLAFLVLTTLVMLAIVKSKMGRALVAIREDEMAATMMGVKTTVYKVAAFVIAAFFSGLAGAFYAHMIRFIDPNTFTFDTSILILSIVILGGMGTINGMFLGSAILVSFPEVLRFLQEYRFIVYGAVLVVMMRYRPQGILGGQKKTKYRLPKGVNDLSRKSRDAVNIEKEMV; translated from the coding sequence ATGAAAAAGATAAGTTTTAAAGACAATGGTTTATCCCAGATGATAAAGCTAATAAGAAATTATGCTACTAAAAATAAGAAAATAGTTTACCCCCTTATAGCACTAATAGTATTAGGTATGCCCTATATTGTACCATCCCAATATATTCTAAGAATTATAATAATGATAGGAGTATATACCATTTTGTCACTTTCATTGGGATTGGTTACTGGTTATACAGGACAGGTTTCCCTTGGACATGCTGCATTTTATGCAATAGGTGCATATGTATCGGCACTACTTAGCGTTAATTATGGACTAAGTTTTTTTATTACAGCTCCTGTTGCAGCAATTGTTACGGCACTATGTGGATTATTACTAGGACTGCCCATATTAAGACTTTCAGGAACATATCTAGCTATAACTACCCTTGGATTTTGTGAGGTGGTTAGAATGGTGCTTTTAAACTGGGAAAATGTTACCAATGGGCCCTTGGGTATAAGTAGGATTCCCAAACCATCACTTTTTGGCATGGATTTAACACTTTACAATAATGGACTATATTATCTAATGCTGGCTTTCTTGGTATTGACTACTTTGGTTATGTTAGCCATTGTAAAATCAAAGATGGGTAGGGCTTTAGTGGCCATAAGGGAAGATGAAATGGCTGCAACAATGATGGGTGTAAAGACCACTGTCTATAAGGTCGCAGCCTTTGTTATAGCTGCATTCTTCTCAGGACTTGCCGGTGCATTTTATGCACATATGATAAGATTTATCGATCCAAATACCTTTACATTTGATACATCGATTTTGATATTGAGTATTGTTATATTAGGTGGTATGGGTACTATTAATGGCATGTTCTTAGGATCAGCTATATTGGTTTCTTTCCCCGAAGTCTTAAGATTTCTACAGGAATATAGATTTATTGTTTATGGAGCAGTTTTAGTTGTCATGATGAGATATCGTCCCCAAGGTATCCTGGGAGGTCAGAAAAAGACTAAATATAGATTGCCTAAAGGCGTTAATGATCTTAGTAGAAAATCAAGGGATGCTGTTAATATAGAAAAGGAGATGGTATAA
- the dhaL gene encoding dihydroxyacetone kinase subunit DhaL, translated as MNIKMTAKDYMEYIELVTKKIEQNKDYITELDSITGDGDHWANMNMGFQKLVENKEELAAMELKDMFKKIGMLIMSTVGGSSGVLYGSAYIGASKIIGDKEYLDIKLLCDVLEEELSAIMKRGNAEPGFKTMIDSLAPAVNRFKAALKSNGDESTALQELKQGAIDGMNSTKDMEAVRGRAFYQANKGVGHLDPGAVTMCYQLEILVDYLCN; from the coding sequence ATGAATATAAAGATGACTGCAAAGGATTATATGGAATACATTGAGCTAGTAACTAAAAAAATAGAACAAAATAAAGACTATATAACTGAGCTGGATTCAATAACCGGTGATGGAGACCATTGGGCAAATATGAATATGGGCTTTCAAAAATTAGTAGAGAATAAGGAAGAACTTGCTGCCATGGAGTTAAAGGATATGTTTAAGAAAATAGGAATGCTTATTATGTCTACGGTAGGTGGTTCATCGGGAGTTTTATATGGAAGTGCATATATAGGTGCTTCAAAAATAATTGGCGACAAAGAATATTTAGATATAAAGCTGCTATGTGATGTTTTAGAGGAAGAACTAAGTGCTATTATGAAGCGTGGAAATGCAGAGCCAGGTTTCAAAACAATGATAGATTCCCTTGCCCCAGCTGTTAATCGTTTTAAAGCTGCTCTTAAGAGTAATGGAGATGAAAGTACTGCCCTGCAGGAATTAAAGCAAGGTGCTATTGATGGTATGAATAGCACAAAGGATATGGAAGCCGTACGTGGACGTGCTTTTTATCAGGCAAATAAAGGGGTTGGGCATCTTGACCCAGGTGCTGTTACTATGTGTTATCAATTAGAAATATTGGTGGACTACTTGTGTAATTAA
- a CDS encoding TMEM165/GDT1 family protein yields the protein MTEILKSLFIIFVAEMGDKTQILALAFATQFGVKEVLLGVFTGSLLNHGLAVILGAYLSSIVPLETIQIIAGFSFLGFALWTLRSNEVEDEEETSNRFGPILTVATAFFIGELGDKTQLAAITLSVDAINPSFVLMGTVTGMVLTSGVGIFVGSKIGNRIPEFAIKILSASIFMFFGLTKLYAMIPRQYLTSWNMIISLIILGSIVCSMIRSLLITKKTGDNTALQEAAITLYNYAQEIKGSVDDICLGEGNCLKCKGEKCIIGYTKAMLYKSSVDDDYLPKEMINDFSDSINKRFDEDKVINGLAIILRCLENEYIEKENQKVVIHQCRRLMERILFKVEFEYDNKEKYFQLLLHKDKVMAKKVMNSIDNNLSQ from the coding sequence ATGACAGAAATTCTAAAATCCCTATTTATAATCTTCGTGGCTGAGATGGGAGATAAAACTCAGATTTTAGCCTTGGCCTTTGCTACACAATTTGGAGTAAAGGAAGTATTGTTAGGAGTGTTTACGGGATCTTTGCTTAATCATGGACTAGCTGTTATTTTAGGTGCCTACTTATCTAGTATAGTGCCCTTAGAGACTATTCAGATAATAGCTGGATTTTCATTTCTTGGTTTTGCCCTATGGACACTTAGGAGCAATGAAGTAGAGGATGAGGAAGAGACGAGCAATAGGTTTGGGCCAATACTTACAGTTGCCACAGCCTTTTTTATTGGAGAATTAGGGGATAAAACCCAACTTGCAGCAATTACTCTATCCGTGGATGCTATCAATCCATCTTTTGTCTTAATGGGGACCGTTACGGGTATGGTTTTGACTAGCGGAGTGGGAATATTTGTAGGAAGCAAGATAGGTAACAGAATACCTGAATTTGCAATCAAAATCTTATCGGCATCAATATTTATGTTTTTTGGTCTAACTAAGCTTTATGCCATGATTCCACGACAGTATCTAACAAGCTGGAACATGATTATATCTCTAATAATATTGGGTTCTATTGTCTGTTCCATGATTAGGTCATTATTAATCACAAAAAAAACTGGGGATAATACTGCATTGCAGGAAGCTGCAATAACACTTTATAACTATGCCCAAGAAATAAAGGGAAGTGTTGATGATATTTGTTTAGGGGAAGGAAATTGTTTAAAGTGTAAGGGTGAGAAGTGCATTATAGGTTATACTAAGGCAATGCTTTATAAAAGTAGTGTAGACGATGATTACCTACCTAAGGAGATGATTAATGATTTTTCTGATAGTATTAATAAAAGATTTGATGAGGATAAAGTTATTAATGGACTAGCTATAATATTAAGGTGTTTAGAAAATGAATATATAGAAAAAGAAAATCAAAAGGTTGTCATACATCAATGTAGACGACTTATGGAAAGGATATTATTCAAGGTGGAATTTGAATATGATAATAAAGAAAAATATTTTCAATTGTTACTACATAAAGACAAAGTGATGGCCAAAAAAGTGATGAATAGCATAGATAATAACTTATCCCAATGA
- a CDS encoding L-2-amino-thiazoline-4-carboxylic acid hydrolase, whose protein sequence is MKEIKNEAKLIDNEKINKIRAAIEHRATWMGLMFLEMEAAGCDAEKITRAAIKKTGLIHGARMKENCKNPEDIRAFKEVFICEDTMRNFEMDVQTLEEKELYIEFHYCALVEAWLKLGIDQEKISLLCDIAMDGDRGIAEAMGYEFELGDTIAEGCKTCNIRFCNK, encoded by the coding sequence ATGAAAGAGATCAAAAATGAAGCAAAACTTATAGACAATGAAAAAATCAATAAAATTAGGGCAGCAATTGAACACAGAGCAACATGGATGGGTTTAATGTTTCTTGAAATGGAAGCAGCGGGCTGTGACGCAGAAAAAATAACAAGAGCAGCAATTAAAAAGACTGGCTTAATCCATGGGGCAAGAATGAAGGAAAACTGTAAGAATCCAGAGGATATAAGAGCTTTTAAAGAAGTATTTATATGTGAAGATACTATGAGAAACTTCGAAATGGATGTTCAAACATTGGAAGAAAAGGAACTATATATAGAATTCCACTACTGTGCATTAGTGGAGGCTTGGCTAAAGCTAGGTATTGACCAAGAAAAAATTAGTTTATTATGTGACATAGCTATGGATGGTGACAGAGGTATTGCAGAGGCTATGGGCTATGAATTTGAACTTGGAGATACAATTGCTGAAGGCTGTAAAACATGTAATATTAGATTCTGTAACAAGTAG
- a CDS encoding branched-chain amino acid ABC transporter permease: MIIQQLTNGLTLGMVYALIAVGYSLVFGILRLVNFSHGSVYAFGAHIAMIFVAMKFGIFPALMISVILTGLLGIVIDKLALAPLRAKNSKGIAALITTIGISYIIQNFLMIAFGTQTKFFPKLFDYGTVSIGGVALSTTQIFIFVVSLVLLLVLTFIIKGTKIGLAMRAVEQNQKAAHLMGIDVNRVITFTFFLGGASAAIAGTLISGYYQVVYANMGFLAGLKAFSAAVLGGIGILHGSIFGGLVVGISESFAATYLGGTYRDAIAFLILIIVLLIKPAGLFGKKGIKKV; this comes from the coding sequence GTGATAATACAGCAATTAACCAACGGTTTAACCTTAGGAATGGTCTATGCACTGATTGCGGTGGGATATTCTCTTGTATTTGGTATTTTAAGACTTGTCAATTTTTCACATGGTTCAGTATACGCATTTGGTGCACATATTGCAATGATATTTGTTGCAATGAAATTTGGAATTTTCCCAGCCTTAATGATTAGTGTTATTTTAACGGGGCTATTGGGAATAGTTATTGACAAACTTGCATTAGCTCCATTACGTGCAAAGAACTCAAAGGGTATAGCAGCTTTGATTACAACAATAGGTATTTCTTATATTATTCAGAATTTCCTCATGATTGCATTTGGCACCCAAACTAAGTTTTTTCCAAAACTCTTCGATTATGGGACGGTGTCTATAGGTGGAGTAGCATTAAGTACAACTCAGATATTTATATTTGTGGTATCTCTAGTACTACTCTTAGTATTAACTTTTATCATTAAGGGGACTAAGATAGGACTTGCTATGAGAGCAGTGGAGCAGAACCAAAAAGCCGCTCATTTAATGGGTATAGATGTAAACCGTGTTATAACATTTACCTTTTTCCTTGGGGGTGCTTCAGCAGCTATTGCTGGGACACTAATAAGCGGATATTACCAAGTTGTATATGCAAACATGGGCTTCTTGGCTGGACTTAAAGCATTTTCTGCTGCTGTTCTAGGAGGCATTGGAATACTCCACGGATCTATATTTGGTGGGTTAGTAGTAGGTATTTCAGAAAGTTTTGCCGCTACTTATCTTGGAGGAACATATAGAGATGCTATAGCATTTTTAATTCTTATTATAGTGTTGCTTATAAAACCTGCCGGCTTATTTGGCAAGAAAGGAATAAAGAAGGTATAG
- the dhaK gene encoding dihydroxyacetone kinase subunit DhaK translates to MKKIINEPNNVVSEMLQGFVKANPQLVYFEGTEVVAKKEKGNKVGLVSGGGSGHEPAHAGYVGKGMLDAAVAGNVFASPSPDRVLKGIQEADTGNGVLLIIKNYSGDIMNFDMAKELAEMEDIRVEVVVVKDDVAVEDSTHSTGRRGIAGTVFVHKIAGAKAEEGADLDEVKRVAEKTIANVRSMGMAMAPCILPGVGKAGFTLGDNEIEIGMGIHGEPGVERTEIKTAKELANILCDKILADFDFADSEVALMINGLGATPLMELFILNNEVEKVLSEKNISIHKSLVGNYMTSLEMAGCSITLLKLDDELKKLLDAPCDTPALKVW, encoded by the coding sequence ATGAAGAAAATAATAAATGAGCCTAATAATGTAGTGAGTGAAATGCTGCAAGGATTCGTAAAAGCAAATCCTCAGCTTGTATATTTTGAAGGAACTGAAGTTGTTGCTAAAAAAGAAAAAGGAAATAAAGTAGGACTTGTTTCCGGTGGAGGTAGTGGCCATGAGCCAGCCCATGCTGGATACGTTGGTAAAGGGATGCTAGATGCTGCTGTTGCTGGAAACGTATTTGCATCACCCTCACCGGATAGAGTGTTAAAGGGTATCCAAGAAGCTGATACCGGTAATGGAGTACTTCTAATAATAAAAAATTATTCTGGCGATATTATGAATTTTGATATGGCAAAGGAATTAGCTGAGATGGAGGACATTAGAGTTGAGGTAGTTGTAGTTAAGGATGATGTTGCCGTAGAGGATAGTACACACTCAACTGGTCGGCGGGGTATAGCCGGTACGGTTTTCGTACATAAGATAGCTGGAGCGAAAGCCGAAGAAGGTGCAGATTTAGATGAAGTTAAGAGAGTTGCAGAAAAGACAATTGCAAATGTTAGAAGTATGGGTATGGCTATGGCCCCTTGCATACTACCAGGTGTTGGGAAAGCAGGCTTTACACTTGGGGATAATGAAATCGAAATAGGTATGGGGATACATGGTGAACCGGGAGTTGAAAGAACTGAAATAAAGACCGCAAAAGAATTAGCAAATATACTATGTGATAAAATACTTGCAGATTTTGACTTTGCCGATAGTGAAGTTGCATTAATGATTAATGGTTTAGGGGCTACTCCTTTGATGGAATTATTTATCCTTAATAATGAGGTTGAAAAGGTTCTATCTGAAAAAAATATTAGTATTCATAAAAGCCTTGTAGGGAATTACATGACTTCACTTGAAATGGCGGGCTGCTCTATTACATTATTAAAGCTCGATGATGAATTAAAAAAATTGCTGGATGCTCCATGTGATACACCAGCATTGAAGGTTTGGTGA
- a CDS encoding ABC transporter ATP-binding protein, whose translation MLVVKNLNTHYGNIHALKGVNLEVNQGEIVTLIGSNGAGKSTTLGTITGLLKATSGEVWFKEENITKTLPSQIVKKGISLSPEGREVFPALTVEENLKLGAFTRKDKKIINESYDRVYELFPRLFERKKQLAGTLSGGEQQMLAIGRALMSEPQLLLLDEPSLGLAPNLVLLIFDLIVSINKQGTTVLLVEQNANMALSIAHRGYVLETGKVTMSDDAKVLCSNDMVKKAYLGNV comes from the coding sequence ATGCTTGTAGTCAAAAACTTAAATACACATTATGGAAATATTCATGCACTAAAGGGAGTAAACCTTGAAGTAAATCAAGGAGAGATTGTAACCCTAATTGGGAGTAATGGTGCAGGGAAAAGCACTACATTAGGGACTATAACAGGGCTTCTGAAGGCTACCTCTGGTGAGGTTTGGTTTAAAGAAGAAAATATAACGAAAACACTGCCTTCTCAGATTGTAAAAAAAGGTATAAGCTTGTCACCGGAGGGAAGAGAGGTTTTTCCAGCCTTAACAGTTGAGGAAAATCTAAAGCTCGGTGCTTTTACAAGGAAGGATAAAAAAATTATAAATGAATCATATGATAGAGTTTATGAGTTGTTTCCTCGACTTTTTGAAAGAAAAAAACAATTAGCAGGAACCCTATCGGGGGGAGAGCAGCAAATGCTGGCCATAGGTAGGGCTTTAATGTCTGAGCCACAGCTGCTACTTTTAGATGAACCATCCCTAGGGCTTGCTCCGAATTTAGTATTATTAATATTTGATCTTATAGTTTCCATAAATAAACAGGGGACAACGGTTTTGTTAGTAGAACAAAATGCAAATATGGCATTGTCAATAGCACATAGAGGATATGTTTTAGAGACTGGTAAGGTTACTATGTCCGACGATGCAAAGGTTTTATGTAGTAATGATATGGTTAAAAAAGCATATTTAGGAAATGTTTAA